The Drosophila simulans strain w501 chromosome 3R, Prin_Dsim_3.1, whole genome shotgun sequence genome contains the following window.
TGCTTATTTAACAATTGAGGTTACGGTTTTATATAGAACGTTTGGGGTTTAATACTTTGGaaagctaaaaaataaattaaaattacacgTCAAtagttggccaatttcgtgtTTTAGCGGTCAGAGCAGTCCAGTTGGATTGTTGTGTTTTCTGGCGACTATATACAATTAACATTAATAATTCTCATAACTAAATTATACACAGTGTGATTAAAGCTAGAGTCATacaaaaagtaaacataatGGGGGGCAGGAGGGCGGACAGGAGGACATAAGGCTTCCGGATCTGTTTGCGGATGCGGGTCAGATCGGATCTTGCAAGCAAATTGGCGGCAATTATACAGGGCTGACACAAGATCAAAATGGGGTACAGAACTGCCTTGTCATCGTACTACAGGTTTACATAGCGCAGCGCTTAGTTTAGGTATATAGTTTAGTTTAGGTTTTAGCTCAGTTACATTAATGTTTAATCGTATAGGTAAGGTATCGCGCATATTTGTCGATAGAtatcattatttatattacatttagAGTGCGGCATTTCCGTGTGATGTAACATGCTGACCTAAGTCATCTCCCCAATGCGCGgcaattaaaaacgaattGTAAAATTAACTCTCTGCGTAATTAGGCTAGATTGCGTCCCGCAGACGGACGCTACAACTCAAAGAAGTCGTCCTGCTGCTTCTCCAGCCGCTTCAGCGAATTCTGGACTCGTCGCGTCTGCGTCGTGTTCAGCAGGTGCGCCGTGTCCGAGGAGTTCCCGCTGCCCGTCGAGCTGTTGCGCTGATACTGCGACGGACggtcgttgttgttggtctTGTAGGAGTTGTTCAGCGGATTGCGGCGCTGCGGAAAAACGTCGGCGGTGGCACTGATGCAGATGTCCGCATCACTCTGACTGCTGACCAGGCTGGAAGGTGGAAACAAATGATAGCATTAGTTTATGTAGATAGAATTCTACAAGCTAGCGACTCGTTCATCACTTCATCACCTATCACTTCCAAAATCTATTGGCTTGTcagctaataaaattatgattaattgatttaaataccAATATTGACAGCTGAATGACCTGAACTGATGATGACTGATTGGGGGAACTACTTACTCCTTAGAGCGCTCCACATATTTGCGCGACTCGGAAATGGTGTTGTCTATCTTGTTGAGGAAGTCGTTCATGCATTTCCTGTTCTCCTCCTCGGGCGTCATTGCTGCCACAGAGTCCAGGCTCTTGCTCTGCTTGCCGCTGCAACCACCGTGGCCGTGCATCATCGATGGATCCTCGTCGCCGGcctgcaccaccagcagctccCCGGCAATGGAGTAGGGACGTTGTGgaggctgttgctgctgctgctgttggttgcCGCCGGAACGCGATCCTCCGGAAATGGGGCCGGTGCCACTtgtgttgcagctgctgctgctcccactgctgctgctgctactgctgctgctgatgtcgTTGCTCTTCATGAAGCTCTTGTTGCTCTGGCTCAGATTATTGGCATTGTTGTGTGCCTCCCGCTGTCCATTGGCATCCGGAGTGCCCGGTGGCGTGGCCAGCACGGCATCGAAGGCGGCTATCGAATCGCCAGGCACCTGGGGATAGTACGGTGAGTTCTTCTCCACTGGAACCAGGAGAAACTGACGCAGGAACAGGCTGTCCGAGGCGAAGAGGCGGTTGGCCCGTCTTATTTGCTCCGTCTGAAATACAATACACGGGATATATTTATAAGCTGGTGGAGCTCATCAATTACGCGCAATTGAAGCGCTGACACATGATTGATGGATGAGATTGATCGACGGATGGATGAGCCGGCTTAGACGCATATATGGCCAATCGGGTCAAGTGGCATGCAAcgatttttttctgttttggctTGTAGCTTACAGCGACGTCTCAGATCTGTCGAGTCAATAAACTTAATCTGGCTTTAGGCAAATATTAGTCCAGTGCTAACTGAACAGTCGAGCTCTCATTGTGGACATAAATCATATGCAGCAATCTGTCAAGTCGCGAGAGGGTGTCTAAATATGGGGCTGCAGCATTTTCCACAGGTCCACTGCGATAACGAGACTGATAAAGATCCAGACTAAATGCTAGATACTTGTCCCTTCTCACATGTCGCTATCTAGTGTTTGTCCAAGTCACTAGACGACTTATCACATCCCCCGCAACTTTGGAAAGGTGTGGGTACGGTCGTAAATTCCAAGAAGGCACCAAGTGGCATGGTGTTGGGGCAGATGGAAGTCACCCGTGGCAAC
Protein-coding sequences here:
- the LOC6728113 gene encoding regulatory protein MIG1 isoform X2 translates to MDDSEFMFNEKQSIRDSGRTLKRYGSTCCNSLRNNETLIRHIVEKTDTLQGIALKYGCTTEQIRRANRLFASDSLFLRQFLLVPVEKNSPYYPQVPGDSIAAFDAVLATPPGTPDANGQREAHNNANNLSQSNKSFMKSNDISSSSSSSSSGSSSSCNTSGTGPISGGSRSGGNQQQQQQQPPQRPYSIAGELLVVQAGDEDPSMMHGHGGCSGKQSKSLDSVAAMTPEEENRKCMNDFLNKIDNTISESRKYVERSKDLVSSQSDADICISATADVFPQRRNPLNNSYKTNNNDRPSQYQRNSSTGSGNSSDTAHLLNTTQTRRVQNSLKRLEKQQDDFFEL
- the LOC6728113 gene encoding regulatory protein MIG1 isoform X1, which translates into the protein MDYIVKAYKDWKLHSQFQEIVPDMDDSEFMFNEKQSIRDSGRTLKRYGSTCCNSLRNNETLIRHIVEKTDTLQGIALKYGCTTEQIRRANRLFASDSLFLRQFLLVPVEKNSPYYPQVPGDSIAAFDAVLATPPGTPDANGQREAHNNANNLSQSNKSFMKSNDISSSSSSSSSGSSSSCNTSGTGPISGGSRSGGNQQQQQQQPPQRPYSIAGELLVVQAGDEDPSMMHGHGGCSGKQSKSLDSVAAMTPEEENRKCMNDFLNKIDNTISESRKYVERSKDLVSSQSDADICISATADVFPQRRNPLNNSYKTNNNDRPSQYQRNSSTGSGNSSDTAHLLNTTQTRRVQNSLKRLEKQQDDFFEL